The nucleotide sequence TCCTCACAGCTTCTGACCGGGGATTTGCTCGTCATAATCTGACCTATAAATTTCTGCTTGTTTTCGATAAGCTGCCAACTGTACGAATCGAACGTACCTTCTGTTACATACCGGAATATTTTCACCTTGTCATTCATGTTGCCCTGTCTTAAAATCCGCCCTTCCTGCTGTTCAATGTCAGTCGGTCATTTTTTGCGGACAGTTCAATACATACCATCCTTTTTTGTTCCCTACTCCTGCGTTTGCTCTCGTTTGATTTCTCCCTCTGCACCTTTTTCGCACATGTCGGGCAATATTTTGAGATAGCGGAGCCGGGAACGTATTCAACACCGCACACCATACAATTCTTTGGTGGCAACGCTGTCCACCGCTTTGTGGGTGTGATATGTAATTCACCGACAAAGCCGATGAATTTATAGTAAATCTTGATTTCCTGCTTCACTGTTCCGTCTGCTGACTTCTCACGCTCCGAAACAAGTATCTTGTCTATCAGTGCATTTATGACTGTTGCGTCCAGTTCTTTTAAGCCTTGATAATTACGGATAAGGGAGAGGAAGTCACGGATTCCCTGCGATTTCTCGTAGCTTTCATTAAGAGTTTCCGTTACCTCTTTCAATCTCGCTTCGATTTCAAGCTGTTCTTTCTGGTATTTCCCCGACATCATTTCATAATTCCGCTCGGTGATACGCTCCATGACCTTATCCTCATAGAGAGAGGAAAACAGCCTGTCAAGCTCCGCAAGACGTTTGTTTAGTTTCTTCCGTTCCTTTTCCAGTGCCTTTGCCCTGCTCTGGTCTGTTTCCGTGAGCCGCTTCTCAATTGCCCTCACCGCCCGCTCGTCATTCACCGCCATATCCGCAAAACGGTTAATGTCATCAAGGACAGCATTGAATAAGTCCCTCGCTTCAATGGCATGTGCGGTACACATGACGTTGCCATACCTGCCATAATTATTACAGGTATATTGTACGCAGTCGATGATGTCGGGGCGTTTTCTCCTGTTGGCGCTCATAGCCCGCAAAGCGTAGCCGCAGTCCGCACACTTGATAACGCCTGCAAAGATATTTTCAAAGCCGCCCTTGTTCTCTGGCAGTCTGCGGCTTGTGATAAGCTGCTGTACGGTATCAAATTCCTCCTGCGTCACTATCCCCTCGTGGGTATCGGGTATCACTTCCCACTCTTCGGGCAGCTTAGAGGGGCGTTTCTTGCTTTTCATGTTGGCGGCAATCCGCTTGTAGCCTGCAAGGTTTCCCGCATATATTGGGCTTCTTAAAATGCCCCTCACGCTGTTCTCACTCCAAATATAGCGGTTTTCTTCGTTGTCCTCAAAGTACCGTTCATAACCTGCCGCCCCCTGCTCCGCCGCATAAGCGGCAGGGCGTAAAACGTGCTGTTTATTAAGGTACTTGCGGATTTTAGAGATTCCGTTTCCTGCAAGTGCAAGGTCAAATATCTCCCTTACCACATGGGCAACCTTATCATCAATCAGCAGGTGGTTATGGTCGGCGGGGTCTTTGATATAGCCGTAGGGTGCATATGTCCCCATGAATTTCCCCTGCTGAAACCTTGCACGGTACGCCGATTTAATCTTGACCGACACATCAGCAGAATACATTTCATTTAGGATATTGCGGAATGGGGTAATGTCCATCGCCGATTTATTGAGCGTGTCCACGCCGTCATTAACCGCTATATACCTCACATTATGCTCTGGGAAAAAGACTTCCAGATATAAGCCGCAGTCAAGGTAATTCCTCCCCAGACGGGATAAATCTTTCGTAATCACGCAATTTATCAGCCCGTTTTCAATATCCTTAATCATGTTCTGGAAGCTCGGTCTTTGAAAATTCGTACCAGAATAACCGTCGTCCACATACGTTTTTGCCAAGTGCCAGCCCTGCTTTTTTACATAATCTGTGAGGATGGATTTCTGTGTGGCAATGCTCGCACTCTCGTTATCCGTGCCATCGTCCTTTGACAAGCGGCAGTAAATGCCGACTAAATATATTTTCTTTTCTTCTTTGATTCCTGCCATACTGTTAAACCTCCGTCTTTGTTCTAATAGGTTTCATGTTCCATTGCGTACATTCTAAGCGGATATACCCTCATTGTCGAAGGTGTCATCTTTGGCAATCTCCCTCCGTATATCCTCGGAGATAATCGGGATAAATGCTTCCGCAACGGTCTGTGTGCCGACATATTCCCGACTGATAATTACCTGCACCTGTGCTTTTGGCATGATACGCTTTCTCTTTTTGTTCGCTGTCTTATCCTCGCCCATATTCAAATCTTCCTTTCCAGACAGGGCAGGGGAGTATATAAAATCCCCCTGCTCTGCCAAATCAGACACAATCAATCCTCACTCTTTACTTCTTTCTGCAATGCTTTAAGGAGAGCCGCCGCTTCATCAGCGGTCAACGTGATTCCCTTGCCACACTTCTCACGGTTCGGGGAGAAGCTGCGGATGTCATACTTCGGCTCGTTCCCGTTCCATGAAATTAAGTTGATTTCCTTTGTATAGCCGCTGCCGCTCGTAGACAATACGGCGATTTCTTTTACAATCTCGTACTGGATTTCTTTCATTTTCTACCTCAACTCTCTGTCTTATCTGGCTGTCTTTTTTCTTCCAGTGTCTTATATTTACCTCCCGAAAAGAGAAGCTTAGCGGCTGTCCCTGTTCCGTTTCCTCTGCAATTCACGCTCTAAAAGTTTGATGATAGTGTCCTCCATCTGCTTCGGCGTTGTGCCTTTCGGGAAGTATTTCTTTAACCGCTCCATGCCGATTTTCACGGTTTCTTTCTGGTTTCCCTTTTCCTCGGTCATAATGGAAAATATCATATCCATATCAAGCCACCCGCTATGGCTCAAGGTTTTCATCCGCTGTGCCTGTGAGAGTGAGGGCGTTGCTTCCTCGCTCTCCATTGTGGCGAATAGGTCTTCCTGCTCTTCTTTCTTCAAAAAGGACAGTTCCACCGCAGGCGTGAGGGCGATTTTCCCCTCGTCCACCATCTGTAAAATCGGCGGTATCAGCTCCGTCAATCGGATAAAACGCTGCACGGTCATCCTGCCAACGCCGAAGCCCTGCGCCACTTTATCGTCTGTCCGCAACTTCGTCCCAACTTGTGACGAGGTTAAGTCTGTGCGGAAGCCCTGCCGCTTCATGGCTTCGGATTTCATCTTGTAGGCAAACGCCCGCTCCGATGGCAGGATATTTTCACGCTGTAAGTTGCTGTCTACAAGAGTGATAATGGCTCGGTCACGGTCTAAGGGCAGGACAAAAGCGGGGATTGTGTTTATCCCTGCAAGCTCCGAAGCACGGACACGCCGCTGTCCTGCAATGATCTCATATCCGTTCCCGTCCTCTTTCGGGCGTGTGATAATCGGCGTTACAATGCCAAACTCTTTGATACTCTCTGCTAATTCTGACAGCATTTCGTCCTCCACAACATGAAACGGGTTATCGGGAAACGGATATAAATCTGCGGTCTTTAATACCTTAAAATCCTGTTTCTTCATTCACATTCCTACCTTTCTTTCTCTCTATTCCGATTGCTTTTCTGCAATTCTTCTAATACTTCTGGCGGTATTTTTTTCAATAACTTTTCCATCTGCTGGTTGGTTTTCTGCAATTCAAATATCCTCTGGTTGGCTTTCTGTACCTTTAATTCCTGCTCATACTTTTCATCACGCATACGCCCCGCATAGTCGGATTCCTGCCCAATTCTCTCTTTCAAGCTGTCGATATACGTCTGCTGTTTGCCGATTTCCTTAGAGAATTTCTCCACGTCTGGGAGCCACGCCGCAATCAGTTCCAGAGCCTTGTCACGCTTTTTCCCTGCGTTAAAGGCGTTGATGTCGGAGAGGGCAGACACGATTTCCTCATACTGTTTATCAAGCCTGCCGCCCAGTTTATAGAGCCATGTGGGGATATGCTTCCGTCTGGTTTCCATTGAAGATTGACCTCTCTCTAATTCGTTCCACCGTGCAGACATACGCTCATGATAGGCGGTCTGCCACTCGGATAAGGATTTCTGGTTGCCTAAGATAGACTTCGCTGACAGCTTGTTGTCGGGCGTAAGCGGAACAAAACATAGGTGCATATGGGGTGTCCTCTCGTCCATGTGGACGACTGCGGAGAGGATATTTTTCTTCCCCACACGCTCCGAAATGAAGTCAAGAGCCGTCTGGAAATATGCTTTCTGTTCTTCGGGCGGTAACTGGTTCATAAATTCTGGCGAAGCGGTCATGAGCGTTTCCACCATCATCACGCTGTCTTTCCTCACCTTGCAGCCCGCTTCGGCTACCATTCGGTTTATCTCTTTCTTGTAGGTGTAACGGGGCGGATTCACAAGATGGTAGTTATCTTTGGAGCGTCCCACGTCAATGTCTGGGTTGCTTTTATAGGCTTCTTTCTTCCGCTCGTTGTGGCGTTCGCAAGCAGCAACGCCGCCTGCCTTGCGTTTCTGGAAACGCAGGATTGCATAAGGCATAGTTCATCATCTTCCTTTCTTTCGGCGGGTAATCTCCCAAAAGGTGACGGTGGGTGACGGTGATGACGGTGTTTTTGGGATACCTCCACGGGAGCCGCCGACTGTCACCGCACATTCTTCCATCCGAAGCCGCAAGGCAGAGGATGGGCAGGGCGTAAGCCCTGCTTTAAGGGAGTCCAGAGGGAACGTCTGGCACACGACTTTGCAGGGCAAAGTGTAGTGTGTTACACCCTGTAAACGCAGTCGGAAAAATCGGTAGATTTTTCTGACCGCAGGGGTGGCTTTACGAGCCGAAGAGGGCGAGTAATGCCCACGCCTGCACTTTGCGTTTACGGGGTGTTCTCCCGCAGGGCAGAACCGCCGATTTTACAAATATTTGCTATGACGGTGACAATGGAAGGGGGTATCCCAATCTAACCGTCATCACCGTCACCACCGTCACCCGACTGCCTTGTGAGGGAAATCTCCCTGCACCCTTTCTTCCTGTGGTAGCCGTAACGGATATTGTTTTCGCTGAGGAAACTGGCGAGGTATTCGTTGAGCCGCTTCGTCATGATGTTGGGCGGCGTTCCCGTTTCCCCCATCTGTTCCAGAAGCTCCGTTGCCGTTCCAGTCCATTCCTCCCTGCCCTGCATGAAATCCACTAACCGAAAGAGAATGTCTGGTATCGCTTCTTTGGCAAGCTGCTCCTGCTCCTTACGCTCCACAAGCTCCCAACTGCAATTACGGAAACGGAGCGTGAACTCCTGATAGGGCGTGTCCCTGCCCGTCACATACAGCTTGGCGGCATTGGACGCACGGCTTTCCTGTTCCAGAACAAAGGTTGCGTCCGCACTTCCTGTCAATCCCGTCGTGCCAGACACTTTGTTGAACACGTCGCTGTCATTCTGCTTTCGGATGTGGTGTACGACAATGACCGCCAGAGAGTGCCTGTCGGCAAAGTCTTTGATAAGGGAAATATCCCCGTAATCACTGGCATAGGCGTTGTCTTTGGATGCGGTGCGGATTTTCTGCAAGGTATCAATCACAATGAGCCTGCTGTCGGGATATTCTTTCAGATAATCTTCTAACTGCACGATAAGACCGTCTGACAGCTTATCGCTTGCCACCGCAAAGTGAAGCCGCCCACTCGCTTCATCCGTCAAATGGAACAGCCTGTCCTGGATACGGCAGAATGTGTCCTCAAGGCAGAGGTAAAGCACATCGCCCTCCTGTGTCGGCATATCCCACAAAGAGATTCCCTGCGACACGCAGAGGCAGAGCTTTAACATGAGCCAGCTCTTGCCGATTTTCTGTGAGCCGCAGAACAGGGTTAAACCCGTGGGTATCAGACTGTCCACCACAAAGGACGGTTTCTCAAGCGGCTCATAAAGGAGCGTGTCGGCGTTGACCGTCTGAAGCTTCTGCATGGGATTCCTCCTTTCGGGCGGTGTCTTTGGTTTTGTTGCACATAAAAATAAACCTCCTTAAAAAGATTTACTCCCACGAAAAAAATGAGAGTATGTAATGCCGCCAGTCCCACGCCAATCAAGAGCAGATTTCTTTTTCGGGCGGTAACGGTCACGGTTGGAGATACTTCCTCATTTCTGCCTTAACCTTTTCCCTCGCAACTGAAACGGATTTCTGAATTGCGGAAGCGGTGCAATGCTCCATTTCGCCGATTTGGTAAAAGTTGAAATCATACTCGTAGTAGAGCAGGAAACGCCGCCTTTGTATCTCTGGCAGTCGGGCAACCGCTTTGTAAAACAGTTCGTTCCGTTCTTTTTCAATCATTCTTTCATCAAGCGTTTTAGGCACTCTTAACGCACGTCTGTAAAGCGTTTCATCCCATACCTCGTTAAATTCCCTGTGCCGCTGGTTCCATTGCTGCAAGTTCCTGTTCCTGCGCTCCATCTGCCGAAATTCAAAGAATAGCTGTTTTGATACTTCCAGTTCATGGTATTCCCCCTGCCCGTCCTTAAAGCTGATAAAATACCTTGCTCCGCTTTCCGTGGATTCCTCCCGAAGCGTATATGTCTTTGCCCCGTATGCCATTTTCTTTCCTCCCGAAAAAAATTGAGTGAGAGGATTGCCCTCCCACCCAATAGCCCGTGGGGATGCTTAAATTTCCCCGAAAGGATAAAAAATAGGCTTTAATTTTTTGCGGAGCCTTTCAAGGCGTTTATAGACCGCCCTTTCGGTAAGCCCTACCACCGCCGCAATCTCCCTTGTGGAATACCCCTGCATTTTCAGCAGGAGAATGAGCAGGGTATGCTTGTCCACCGTAAGCAATGCCTGATACAGTTTCTCGTCCTCAATCTCGTCCAGTAAGTCCTCAACGGTATTCGGCTCCGCCTGCTGTTCGGCATCCGCCATTCCCTCAAGGTATTCCCCGAAGTCGCTCGTCCATCGGTAAAACCGCCTGTTGGAATTAAAGTCTACCCTGTCCTCAATACGGATTTGCTCAATGACCGCTTCATCAACACCGCACTCCCGCAGCACCTTTTCCTCGGCTTCTTTCCAGATACACCATTTCCTGTCCTCACGTCCGTGGTTATATGCCATTTCTTATTTCCTCCAATCTGAATTTTTGAAAATGTAAAAAATCCTGATTGGAAAGGTGGCGAACGACAGCCAGCAGCGGAAACAGCCCTGCGGCACATTCCGATAAAAAACGACAAAAGAAAAACCGCAAAGGTTCTGTGACCTCTACGGTTATAGGAGATACATATTCTGTTAAGTGGAGATTCTACTTCTGGTTTCATGGTGAGAAGTAGCGTTGCATAAACAGGGATTTTTTTAACTGGCTTCCTGCCATTCCCCGATATGCTATGTATGGATAAATTCTGCGTTGCATGAGCAGATAGTTTACTGCCCGAAAAAAGGACATAAAAACCTGCTAACAAAAGTCAAGACTTTTTAGCAGGTTTTTAAATATATTTTTCGTATGAATTTTTCCTACGACAATTAGACCGGTGGAAAATCCGGTCTGCCGTATCCGCTGTTTTAGTTCTTTTTACTTCTGGTATACTTCCATCACACGTGCATAATAAATCCTAAGGAATTTATTTAATCCCGCTATTTTTGCTGCACGTTTTGACTTTCCTTCTTTTTCTTTCTTCAAAATAAATCTATACACTGCTGCGTCTGCTGGCTCTTTATGGGTTTTCAGACATCTCATCACTTCATATCCAATCTTTCGCAGGCTGGAAGAACCTCTCTTGGATATTTTCCTCTCTGTCCCCATAAACTGCCCTGACTGATAGGGCGGCGCGTCGATTCCTGCGTGGGCTATCAGGGCTTTTCCGCTATGGAATCTTCTCACATCCCCAATCTCTGCAATCAATTTAGGCGCAAGGACATTTCCAACACCTCCCATTGCCCTGACAACCGGATATTCCGGCAGACTCTTGGCTAATGCCTGCATCTGTGTTAGAATGGTCATCAGAGTGTTATCGACTTCTCGTAACACCCGTACTGCCTCCTGTACCAGCATTTTGGTCGATGGGGTATCGGAGGGTACTGTGGGGATGCCTTCTTTTGCCAGTGCATAGATCTTGACGGCTTTATCCTGGCTCTGATGGTATCCCTTCTCTTTTGCCCATTTCAGATAGCTCTCTATAAACTGTTCCTCCGGTTTCTTCGTGATATTGTCATAATGCCAGTATTCTTCCGCAAAATCCCCCAGCTTATCTTTCCCATTTGTTTCATTCCAGCCTTTCAGCAGCGTTTTGATCCCAGGCATCGTATAGTCCAGAAGATGAGTCAGTTCCAACACGCTCTCCACACGCATCCGCATATAGTGACGGTACTGCCTTCCCAAAAGCTTCAGCTCCGCATAGACGCTTTCTTCTGCCTCATAGTCCTTCAGCCTGTACCAATGGTCAATCCCATAGTTAGAGATTGTAATGGCATCCTGCTTATCCGTTTTCACACGTCTTAACCCCTGACAGCGGTATTCCTTCATCTCAAATGGATTAATCACTGCCACAAACAGCCCTTTTTCTTTCAGATAGCTTAATACAGGCAGATGGTAGATCCCAGTAGCTTCCATGACCACACGGATGTCATCATTCAGACGCAGCAGCATGGAAGTCAGTTCGGACAGTTCTTTCTCCACATGACAGACTTCAAAAGGCCTGCTCACAACCTCACCATAAGGCTTTAAGATACATACGGTACTTTTTTCTTTTGACACATCAATTCCTACACTTATCATCTGTAACCTCCAAAATAAATCTGTAATTGTCCCATCCACACTTATTACCACTCATTTTAGTTCGTTACACGAAAGCACCTTACGGGTTTCAACCTGCTTAAACGACTGCTTATAATAAGGGATGGTTGACGGTTTTTATGACGGATGTGGTTAATCCAAAAATCGCTTCGCCAGACCAATTACTCCCTTATCATAAAAAAATAAGTGCAGAAGGTAAAGCACTATTGATATGCCTTATCTCTTACACTTATATGGTACTAAAATCCCTCCAAACTTTAAAACAGGTCTGGAGAGTGTCTGTTAAGTCTTTTCGGGCATAGCAATACCGCCCACCAATACACCGTTTTTTTATATGGTGGGCTTTCGCCTTCAAGCCTTATGAAACAAAACAGAGCCGACAAACTGTGATTCTATTTCACAAGTTCATCGGCTCCGCATCTATGTGTCTGGCTCTGTGATGACAATAATCTGTAATTTCTTTGCGTTAATTAAAGTTTCTCGCTTGCACTTCGGACAGTAAAGAGGATAATTCATCAAAATAGTATCTTCCCTAAGTCTGTCACGAGTCTTATTGCCACAATTCGGGCAATATATCCAGTGTATTTCTCTCATTGTATTTTCTTCCCTGCATTTTTAATAAGTATGCCAAAATTTCACACAAGCTCCTCCAGATTGTGGATTTGATATTTCAACAGAGCCTCCTAGAAGGCCTGATAACTGCTTTACAATATATAATCCTAATCCAGAATGAGAGCCTTTACTTGAACGTGCTTCATCTCCACGATAAAATCGTTCTAAAGCTTTATTTAAATCTTTTGAACTGAAGCCATCCCCATTATCCAAAACAGCATAATAAATATATGTTTCATCAGCTTCAACATTTATCTCTATTCTCCCCGATACGGGAACATATTCTATACTATTGGAAATAACATTATCTAAAATTCTTTCTAATTTGTTCTTATCAGTAAATATAGTGGCAGGGATATCAGAAGCCATTTTCAATGAAATACAAACCTTTTTATCTTTTGCCCGTAATTCGTATTCGGCTCTCTTTTTTTGCAACCATTCTTCCAAATTTATAGAATCTTTCTCTATATTTACATTTGGCAAAGTGAGTTCCGTTGTGTACTGCATTTGATTAACCAATACTATGCTTTTTTCGGTATTTTCTTTTATTACAGAAAGATATTCTGTTTGCTCAACATCTATTTCTGTATCATCTATCAACGTTTCTGTATATGCTTTGATTATAGATAATGGAGATTTTAAGTCATGTGCCAGGGCTTGTACATTTTCTGTTCTCTCTTGTTCCATTTTCCATTGTGCGGATAAAGAGTTCTTGAGTGCATTTTGCATAGCCGAAAAAGATTCGCACAATGCACCAAGTTCATTATTTGCATGATAATCAAGTTCAAAATCAAGGTTACTATTCTTTATCTGTTCTGTACCCTTTGTGAGAATTTTCAAAGGTTTTATAACACTTTTAGCAAAATTCCTTGAAAATATAAGTGTAAATAAAACCATATATAAAAATGGAGAGCAAATAATAAATACTAAGACCACAGGCATCCACGGATTTGCATTGTTTATCGTTGACATATCCAAAGAATATATGATTGAAACAGCACCGTCTATGTTCCCGATATCAGTAATAATAGGAATAGTGTGAATATAATATTTGTCCTTTATAAATGTAGAATTTATCTTTTGGTACATCGTTTCTTTAGAATCAAAAATATCATTACTATATGTTCCGTATAGCTTTTTTCCATTTTTATCTGTAAATTGATAATAAATAGTATCTCCTGTAATCAGTTCACTTACATCCTCCTGTTGTAAAGAGCTTATACCTTTATCAGAATGGCTTCTTACATAATCTTCAACAAGAGGAATTTGACTTTCATAATAATCAGCAGGATAAATTTTCTCGCTACTTATACCATACATAAATATTACTGCAACGAGAATATAAGTGACGAACGAGGCTAGTATGGTTGACAAGATAATCCATATAAGCGTTATTCGAAATTGTGATACTAATGACCAATTTTTCATTTTGTCAAATCACCTCTCTTTATTCCACTTATACCCAATTCCCCATACAGTAGAAATATACTGTGTGTCTGGGTCTACTTCTGCAATTTTGCTTCTGATTCTTTTTATTCTTTCCACAACGGTAGTATTATCTCCAGTACCATCATATCCCCAAACTTGTTCATAAACTTGTTCTTTTGTAAAGACTTGTCCTGCATGGAGAGCAAGAAATTCTATTATCTCATATTCCGTTTTGGTTAATGGAATTTTCATATTACGTATATTTACGTTTTTGCCTAATATATCCAAAACTAACTCGCCAAAATGAAATTTTGTACGTTTGTTTTCTGCATTTATAAATTGAGTACGTTCTTCACGACGTAAATTTGCCTCAATTCTTGCCATAAGTTCTCTAATTCCAAACGGTTTTGTAATATAATCATCTCCGCCAAGTGAAAAACCTTTGATTTTATCAATTTCGGATTGTCTGGCACTTAAAAACAAAATTGGACAAGGTACGCTATTCCTTATTGCCCGACACACTTCAAAACCATCTATTTTAGGCATCATAATATCAAGAATAATCAAATCTGGATTTTCCCTCG is from Lachnospiraceae bacterium JLR.KK002 and encodes:
- a CDS encoding recombinase family protein — protein: MAGIKEEKKIYLVGIYCRLSKDDGTDNESASIATQKSILTDYVKKQGWHLAKTYVDDGYSGTNFQRPSFQNMIKDIENGLINCVITKDLSRLGRNYLDCGLYLEVFFPEHNVRYIAVNDGVDTLNKSAMDITPFRNILNEMYSADVSVKIKSAYRARFQQGKFMGTYAPYGYIKDPADHNHLLIDDKVAHVVREIFDLALAGNGISKIRKYLNKQHVLRPAAYAAEQGAAGYERYFEDNEENRYIWSENSVRGILRSPIYAGNLAGYKRIAANMKSKKRPSKLPEEWEVIPDTHEGIVTQEEFDTVQQLITSRRLPENKGGFENIFAGVIKCADCGYALRAMSANRRKRPDIIDCVQYTCNNYGRYGNVMCTAHAIEARDLFNAVLDDINRFADMAVNDERAVRAIEKRLTETDQSRAKALEKERKKLNKRLAELDRLFSSLYEDKVMERITERNYEMMSGKYQKEQLEIEARLKEVTETLNESYEKSQGIRDFLSLIRNYQGLKELDATVINALIDKILVSEREKSADGTVKQEIKIYYKFIGFVGELHITPTKRWTALPPKNCMVCGVEYVPGSAISKYCPTCAKKVQREKSNESKRRSREQKRMVCIELSAKNDRLTLNSRKGGF
- a CDS encoding stage II sporulation protein R, translating into MGEDKTANKKRKRIMPKAQVQVIISREYVGTQTVAEAFIPIISEDIRREIAKDDTFDNEGISA
- a CDS encoding PC4/YdbC family ssDNA-binding protein gives rise to the protein MKEIQYEIVKEIAVLSTSGSGYTKEINLISWNGNEPKYDIRSFSPNREKCGKGITLTADEAAALLKALQKEVKSED
- a CDS encoding ParB/RepB/Spo0J family partition protein; this translates as MKKQDFKVLKTADLYPFPDNPFHVVEDEMLSELAESIKEFGIVTPIITRPKEDGNGYEIIAGQRRVRASELAGINTIPAFVLPLDRDRAIITLVDSNLQRENILPSERAFAYKMKSEAMKRQGFRTDLTSSQVGTKLRTDDKVAQGFGVGRMTVQRFIRLTELIPPILQMVDEGKIALTPAVELSFLKKEEQEDLFATMESEEATPSLSQAQRMKTLSHSGWLDMDMIFSIMTEEKGNQKETVKIGMERLKKYFPKGTTPKQMEDTIIKLLERELQRKRNRDSR
- the mobV gene encoding MobV family relaxase gives rise to the protein MPYAILRFQKRKAGGVAACERHNERKKEAYKSNPDIDVGRSKDNYHLVNPPRYTYKKEINRMVAEAGCKVRKDSVMMVETLMTASPEFMNQLPPEEQKAYFQTALDFISERVGKKNILSAVVHMDERTPHMHLCFVPLTPDNKLSAKSILGNQKSLSEWQTAYHERMSARWNELERGQSSMETRRKHIPTWLYKLGGRLDKQYEEIVSALSDINAFNAGKKRDKALELIAAWLPDVEKFSKEIGKQQTYIDSLKERIGQESDYAGRMRDEKYEQELKVQKANQRIFELQKTNQQMEKLLKKIPPEVLEELQKSNRNREKER
- a CDS encoding AAA family ATPase, translating into MQKLQTVNADTLLYEPLEKPSFVVDSLIPTGLTLFCGSQKIGKSWLMLKLCLCVSQGISLWDMPTQEGDVLYLCLEDTFCRIQDRLFHLTDEASGRLHFAVASDKLSDGLIVQLEDYLKEYPDSRLIVIDTLQKIRTASKDNAYASDYGDISLIKDFADRHSLAVIVVHHIRKQNDSDVFNKVSGTTGLTGSADATFVLEQESRASNAAKLYVTGRDTPYQEFTLRFRNCSWELVERKEQEQLAKEAIPDILFRLVDFMQGREEWTGTATELLEQMGETGTPPNIMTKRLNEYLASFLSENNIRYGYHRKKGCREISLTRQSGDGGDGDDG
- a CDS encoding sigma factor-like helix-turn-helix DNA-binding protein, with the protein product MAYGAKTYTLREESTESGARYFISFKDGQGEYHELEVSKQLFFEFRQMERRNRNLQQWNQRHREFNEVWDETLYRRALRVPKTLDERMIEKERNELFYKAVARLPEIQRRRFLLYYEYDFNFYQIGEMEHCTASAIQKSVSVAREKVKAEMRKYLQP
- a CDS encoding sigma-70 family RNA polymerase sigma factor; translated protein: MAYNHGREDRKWCIWKEAEEKVLRECGVDEAVIEQIRIEDRVDFNSNRRFYRWTSDFGEYLEGMADAEQQAEPNTVEDLLDEIEDEKLYQALLTVDKHTLLILLLKMQGYSTREIAAVVGLTERAVYKRLERLRKKLKPIFYPFGEI
- a CDS encoding IS110 family transposase; translated protein: MISVGIDVSKEKSTVCILKPYGEVVSRPFEVCHVEKELSELTSMLLRLNDDIRVVMEATGIYHLPVLSYLKEKGLFVAVINPFEMKEYRCQGLRRVKTDKQDAITISNYGIDHWYRLKDYEAEESVYAELKLLGRQYRHYMRMRVESVLELTHLLDYTMPGIKTLLKGWNETNGKDKLGDFAEEYWHYDNITKKPEEQFIESYLKWAKEKGYHQSQDKAVKIYALAKEGIPTVPSDTPSTKMLVQEAVRVLREVDNTLMTILTQMQALAKSLPEYPVVRAMGGVGNVLAPKLIAEIGDVRRFHSGKALIAHAGIDAPPYQSGQFMGTERKISKRGSSSLRKIGYEVMRCLKTHKEPADAAVYRFILKKEKEGKSKRAAKIAGLNKFLRIYYARVMEVYQK
- a CDS encoding cysteine-rich KTR domain-containing protein produces the protein MREIHWIYCPNCGNKTRDRLREDTILMNYPLYCPKCKRETLINAKKLQIIVITEPDT
- a CDS encoding HAMP domain-containing sensor histidine kinase, with product MYGISSEKIYPADYYESQIPLVEDYVRSHSDKGISSLQQEDVSELITGDTIYYQFTDKNGKKLYGTYSNDIFDSKETMYQKINSTFIKDKYYIHTIPIITDIGNIDGAVSIIYSLDMSTINNANPWMPVVLVFIICSPFLYMVLFTLIFSRNFAKSVIKPLKILTKGTEQIKNSNLDFELDYHANNELGALCESFSAMQNALKNSLSAQWKMEQERTENVQALAHDLKSPLSIIKAYTETLIDDTEIDVEQTEYLSVIKENTEKSIVLVNQMQYTTELTLPNVNIEKDSINLEEWLQKKRAEYELRAKDKKVCISLKMASDIPATIFTDKNKLERILDNVISNSIEYVPVSGRIEINVEADETYIYYAVLDNGDGFSSKDLNKALERFYRGDEARSSKGSHSGLGLYIVKQLSGLLGGSVEISNPQSGGACVKFWHTY
- a CDS encoding response regulator transcription factor, whose protein sequence is MSKILIVDDETDLVSLLEKHLNKKGHEVLTAYDGQRGIELARENPDLIILDIMMPKIDGFEVCRAIRNSVPCPILFLSARQSEIDKIKGFSLGGDDYITKPFGIRELMARIEANLRREERTQFINAENKRTKFHFGELVLDILGKNVNIRNMKIPLTKTEYEIIEFLALHAGQVFTKEQVYEQVWGYDGTGDNTTVVERIKRIRSKIAEVDPDTQYISTVWGIGYKWNKER